The genomic segment gacatgttaTTTGATCTGGGTGTGAATGGTCGTGTCAGCCCTGACACTGGTACCCTGCAGTTCTCTCTGTCAACTGGGATTAGCTGCAGGAAGGGGTTCACAGACACAATGTGACAAATTTCTAGTGGGACTAGTCCCTATTTTGTGATAGGTGTTctgcaataataaaatattgtgtatAAAAGTTATACCTCTTTATGTCAATTCGAAGACTTTAAAAGATTTGGAAGGCTACTGAGGGCGAACAAAGTGTTAACACCTACAGTTTGCTGCAAAGGTTTTTGTCCCCACACTTTGAAAAGACATGTAAGGGGAAgtaaacttaaccctaaacgtCAATTGTTATAATCAATTGACATTCGGCTGGTACAAATGCTATGTAATCATCAGACGTaacaaaaattaacaaaaagtgTATCAAACCGCTAtggtaaaatcattttaaaaatttgtttaagTGCAAAAGTGTGCAACTCCTTGATGAACTTGTACAAGTAAAGCATGTGCATTAAAtactatgttaaaaaaaaatcgatTACCCTTTCAgagtaaggggatgcaaatgcTTGCACCCAACTGTGTTACAGATTTACATAAAATTTTCAATAGCCTTACATTTGctggtcttttctttttagtcatttttaaatcaataatacCCCAATCACCAAGAatcattattcatatttatttttctaacatGCTCAAGTATTGAGTTTCTATCCAACCTTTTGTCGGGCTTAAATTGAAGTCTCCACGTCCTAAAATATAATCAGTAGGgcaatttattttcaattaatttttaaacctGTAATTTGGTGCAATAAGATTTCGTTTTGGATTCACTGTTATAACTATTTACTAGACTAACAGGACCATTCTCAATGTCAAGCACCGCTGCTAACCAGCGACCTTCATTCTGCCTTTTCAGTTATAATTCTACCAGGACTAtctattaaaacacattgtgACCTCTGCTGACTGGTTTGTACCATGACTAACAAATATTCTGTGACACTTGCTTTATATTAATATTCTTGCTTTATGCCTGAACTTGAAGTCCCCCAGCtctaaaggaagaaaaataaatattagtttgTAGTACAGCTGTGTACAttgaataaaatgcaaacaatgcATTTGTTGCTCAAATTTTTGAAATATCaaacattgacacacacacctctaatAATTTCTAGCAGCAAGTCTATCAAGATTCTCAGGAACtgtagacaaaatgtttttgtactaCAGTTTGATCAGCAGGTCTTTAATAAACAATTctctaaaataattttacaaatgtaatcGAATATGGCAAGAAAACCTGAGCCCAACGTttacttgtactgtatatgtcGACAAGCCAGATGTGACCTCCCCGGTATAGCAGCAGCATGTATCGCAGCAATGACCCAAAGCAGCTAACGTGGCATCTACGTCTATTTTATCTGTGGGAATGAGGTCTATACCCAGAAATCATTCGGCATTTTCGTATGTCTGGCTCCCTTGTCCCAAAGTCTgtgggctgtttttttttaaggtttttggtTTAATGATTGGTCTAAAATAAAGTCTGTTGGTAACACAAAGTGatgttcacattttacaaaaGTCATCAATAAATACTTGTGCtattttcaatcttttttttaaaatgttttttaaaaaaggggttGCTAACAAGttgctaaataaaaaaggtaGAGGTCATTGCGCTAAATCAAATTTACAAACTAGAAATTTGTAATTTGGCATAGTCTGTTTATAACCTAACAATAACTTTATTTCTAGTGATTGTGTTTACCTTTTTGTCAAGGTAACCAGATGATGCTAACTTTAGATTGGCCTATGTCATCTCTCCATAATCTTGATAGCTCAATTTAGACTTCCTTGTCTCACTGGATCATGGACGAATGCTTCATTTCTACTGGCCCTTCTGGTTTTCGTCTTAGCACACAGTGATCAAAGTTCAACCATATTTAACTTTGAACTGCACAAGCAAGATTGCCAAGTGGCACACTGCACCGTGCACGTGGTTTGCTTGGCGTTATGACAAACCTCTGTGGTGTGGTGGAACCCATCGCACATAAAGGGTTTCAGAGTGCATCAGTGCCATTGACAAATTGTGTCTGAAGGCCCTTTAACAGTAGAAATGGTTGAGATAACGGAAGGACACAGATCTTTGTGCATGTTTCCATTAGCAGCATGGGTCCCTTGTGAGGAAAGGCCTGTCAGTAAAACAGGTGAATCAATACAAAATCATTGTTCATTTGCCAGAAATGTTTGTGGTAAACCTGAAGAATTTTGAGCCACAatatcaacatttatttaatatttccatCAACAAACTAAGCAATGACTTTCTTCATGAACTTTATTGATTCCAGCATTTGtgaaagttaaaacattttcagatacATCCagataaaactattttattttaacaacagaTGATTCACACATAGTCTGACTACACAGGACCAAAAGCATGTggaaatatttaatcaaaatacACAGCATAGTCAAAAACAAGCGGACGATTATTAAACTACATGTTGCTACTTGATCAGACTACACCACAtggttaaaagtaaaaacacttgGTATGTGACCCACTTTAAAATACTATTTGTTGTTTATCGATGTGGTTATAAGTATGTAGACATGCTGTCCCCATACTTTTGTCCCTGACTAAACGTATGTGGCTACCAAATCAATAATGCAAAAAATGGCCAACAGTTTGTGGAGACATGATCTACACCACATGTGACCACAACTTTGTCCATCTAATTTTGGACTCAGAGTGTAGCTAtgctttcatttaaacattttgttctaaatCCAGTAACTGTTCCTGACATGTCATTGGTCCTCCTTCATCTGAATTAGGTTTTCTTGTGAATCAATAAAATCCATTTACTAGAAactatgtgttttattttgctgctcTTAATAACCTTTTATTCCATTAATTATGAGTTTATTCTGAAATACCAAAAGACAAAAGTGTTTATGTTGAAACTAGCAGAGCTTCACTGTTGGCGGCAGAGTTTTGTTTGTTGAATAGCAGCAGACAAACATTGGCCCCCACAGTCAGTAGTTTACACTCGTCGACCACATTAAGGCAACGGGTTTAAGGCCAAAGGTGGCCCAGGAAAAACTaactttaaaaaactatttatattTATCACTAATTATAAACTGGATGATAAATTTGAGAAGCAGTTTCATGATGTTGATACCCTGAATGAGAAGTTTTGTGAGAAGTTAAATGTATCTGATTgtctcaaacagaaaaaaacatgtaaatggctattttgtgtaaataaaactataaaaaaaagagaaaaaaagccaaTGTTTCTGAAGACTTTAAATACTTGTAGAATTAGGTATGTTAACCATAATGTTATTTAGCTGGAAAGTATATCAAGGTTTACTTAAAATagttaaaagggaaaaaaaagtaaaaatgttatgtaaacaaaacaaataaatttttttttttcattttcattaaaagtcttaaatgaaaagttaatagttttaaataaaatgtcaaataattacTTTACAGTAATGTGTGATAATCTTTATAATTGAAGTCATTAATAGATGGATTCATGTAAATTACTTTGTTAAATTAAGctctcaaacaaaaacagaaaatgttataatttcagTTAAAGCAAAGTTACCTAAACTTTTATAAAACACTAATATTATTCTAATTAAAGTGAAATTGCTTAAACACTGACTTATGATTGGTGGCTCTGCTCAAACTAACTACTAACAATGTTAAGAAAACATTGGTATGTTTTAGGTAGCAGCAGCTAGAACTACCCCTCAAGTTATAATGGcactaaaaattaaaagactTGATTTGGCCAATCCGCAACTTCTCAGGTGAATCGAGCTCGGATTGGCCAGCTCGTTTCTCAGCAggagttttaaaaataacaaaaacgtAAGCGCTAAATTGGTAACTTTGCTAGTTAGTATGCACACTAACGCCTGTTATGGTGTTTCCATAGTTACAGAATAACCTTTgtaatttagtgtttttgtgctAATTGAATTTGCTGCTGATTTGTAGTTCAATTAACACTTTGGGTAGCATGCTAACACACAGTGAACATATCTGGCTAGTGGCAGTGTTCAGTGATGTCAACGACCACCGCCTTCCTCCAGCTGAACAGGAAGTAACCAGTGCCAGCACCAGCTGCCACAGCAATGCAGAGGTATCCATTGTAGGTCATAAAGACGAGCATCAGGAAATAGCTGACGACCACCTGGACAACGTGCAGCATCGTCTGCAAGAAGTGGGCTGGGCTCAGCATCCGTTGCCTGTGGATGGGTGGGGGTGAGGAAGTTTGTTTACCAgcagcaaaagaaaacattttcctgaTGGATTATTGATTATAGTATTAGTGACCTACCCGACCGTCTTGTGCGTCTCCATTAATACTGTCCCATCAGCCCCGGGCAGTGGCATGGAATTGTAGCGGACGTTCACCTGGCTGCGACGCATCAACACTTCACGGCCGATCTTTAAACCCTCGTACAGAACAGCCAATAGGAAAACACCAATACAGGCCCCAACCATCTCTGATCAGACAGAAGGATGAGGGGACACGGTCAATGTTGTTACACAGaattaataaaactgaaattaaaatttaaattttaaggtggacttttttttaactattaactagtgttaaaaaaaaacatcaaacactaaaaattaaaataaaagacctCAACGCAGTTCTTACCTAAAGCTAATTACAGTAGACTACAAATAGCATAAACAAAGggcaacttagggttcagtgtcttgcccaaggacacttgaaATGTGCCACAAGGAACGGCTATATTGTTCTTCATGGAataactgagccacagccacccaTTAAGTTATAAATATCA from the Channa argus isolate prfri chromosome 18, Channa argus male v1.0, whole genome shotgun sequence genome contains:
- the slc31a1 gene encoding high affinity copper uptake protein 1 isoform X1 — its product is MRRKTFFFVLFLLCIVFTLCNFFFRLQFWRVDRGSDEKLPGRFQMDHINHGSMEMDHTHHHHHTTAPPTSSGNGGGGHDGNHGGHMGMAMTFYLGYTNVELLFSGLLINSPGEMVGACIGVFLLAVLYEGLKIGREVLMRRSQVNVRYNSMPLPGADGTVLMETHKTVGQRMLSPAHFLQTMLHVVQVVVSYFLMLVFMTYNGYLCIAVAAGAGTGYFLFSWRKAVVVDITEHCH
- the slc31a1 gene encoding high affinity copper uptake protein 1 isoform X2, encoding MDHINHGSMEMDHTHHHHHTTAPPTSSGNGGGGHDGNHGGHMGMAMTFYLGYTNVELLFSGLLINSPGEMVGACIGVFLLAVLYEGLKIGREVLMRRSQVNVRYNSMPLPGADGTVLMETHKTVGQRMLSPAHFLQTMLHVVQVVVSYFLMLVFMTYNGYLCIAVAAGAGTGYFLFSWRKAVVVDITEHCH